In a genomic window of Oncorhynchus masou masou isolate Uvic2021 chromosome 4, UVic_Omas_1.1, whole genome shotgun sequence:
- the LOC135522396 gene encoding exportin-1-like: MPANMTMLADHAARQLLDFSQKLDINLLDNVVNSMYYDIGSQQRMAQEVLTNLKDHPDAWTRVDTILEFSQNMKTKYYALQILETVIKTRWKILPRNQCEGIKKYVVGLIIKTSSDAANVEKDGVYIAKLNMILVQILKQEWPKHWPTFISDIVGASRTSESLCQNNMIILKLLSEEVFDFSSGQMTQVKAKHLKDSMCNEFSQIFQLCQFVMENSQNAPLVQATLETLLRFLNWIPLGYIFETKLISTLVYKFLNVPMFRNVTLKCLTEIAGVSVNQYEEQFVNLFTLTMDQLKQMLPLNTNIRLAYSNGKDDEQNFIQNLSLFLCTFLKEHGQLIEKRPNLRETLVEALHYMLLVSEVEETEIFKICLEYWNHLAAELYRESPFSTSTSPLLSGSQHFDVPPRRHLYLPVLSKVRTLMVSRMAKPEEVLVVENDQGEVVREFMKDTDSINLYKNMRETLVYLTHLDYADTERIMTEKLHNQVNGTEWSWRNLNTLCWAIGSISGAMHEEDEKRFLVTVIKDLLGLCEQKRGKDNKAIIASNIMYIVGQYPRFLRAHWKFLKTVVNKLFEFMHETHDGVQDMACDTFIKIAQKCRRHFVQVQVGEVMPFIDEILNNINTIICDLQPQQVHTFYEAVGYMIGAQTDQAVQEHLIEKYMLLPNQVWDSIIQQATKNVDILKDAETVRQLGSILKTNVRACKAVGHPFVVQLGRIYLDMLNVYKCLSENISSAIQTNGEMVTKQPLIRSMRTVKRETLKLISGWVSRSNDPQMVGENFVPPLLEAVLIDYQRNVPAAREPEVLSTMATIVNKLGGHITGEIPKIFDAVFECTLNMINKDFEEYPEHRTHFFYLLQAVNSQCFPAFLSIPPAQFKLVLDSIIWAFKHTMRNVADTGLQILYTLLQNVAQEEAAAQSFYQTYFCDILQHIFSVVTDTSHTAGLTMHASILAYMFNLVEEGKISTSLNPASQNNQGYVQEYVANLLKTAFPHLQDAQVKVFVTGLFSLNQDIPAFKEHLRDFLVQIKEFAGEDTTDLFLEERETSLRQAQEEKHKLQMSVPGILNPHELPEEMCD, translated from the exons ATGCCAGCAAACATGACAATGTTGGCGGATCATGCAGCAAGACAGCTGCTAGACTTCAGTCAAAAGCTGGACATCAATCTGCTGGACAATGTAGTCAATTCCATGTACTATGACATTGGATCACAG CAACGCATGGCCCAGGAGGTGCTGACCAACCTCAAGGATCACCCGGACGCATGGACACGAGTCGACACCATCCTGGAGTTTTCTCAGAACATGAAGACTAAA TACTATGCACTGCAAATTCTGGAGACTGTGATCAAGACACGCTGGAAGATTCTTCCAAGAAATCAATGTGAAG GAATAAAGAAGTATGTCGTTGGTCTGATTATCAAGACCTCATCTGATGCCGCAAATGTTGAG AAAGATGGAGTGTACATTGCAAAACTTAACATGATCCTCgtacag ATCCTGAAGCAGGAGTGGCCCAAGCACTGGCCTACCTTCATCAGTGACATCGTGGGTGCCAGCCGCACCAGTGAGAGTCTGTGTCAGAACAACATGATCATCCTCAAGCTGCTCAGTGAGGAGGTCTTTGACTTCTCCAGTGGACAGATGACCCAGGTCAAGGCCAAGCACCTGAAAGACAG TATGTGCAATGAATTCTCGCAAATATTCCAGCTCTGCCAGTTTGTCATG GAAAACTCCCAGAATGCCCCTCTGGTCCAAGCCACACTCGAgactctcctgcgtttcctgAACTGGATCCCCCTGGGGTACATATTCGAGACCAAATTGATCAGCACTCTGGTGTACAAG TTCTTGAACGTGCCCATGTTCCGCAACGTGACGCTGAAGTGTCTGACGGAGATCGCCGGCGTGAGTGTCAACCAGTATGAGGAGCAGTTTGTCAACCTCTTCACGCTCACCATGGATCAGCTCAAACAG ATGCTCCCCCTGAACACCAACATCCGCCTGGCATATTCCAATGGCAAGGACGACGAGCAGAACTTCATCCAGAACCTCAGCCTGTTCCTCTGCACCTTCCTGAAAGAGCATGGACAGCTCATCGAGAAGAGGCCCAACCTTAGGGAGACACTCGTGGAG GCTCTGCACTACATGCTGCTGGTGTCTGaggtggaggagacagagatCTTTAAGATCTGTCTGGAGTACTGGAATCACCTGGCGGCCGAGCTCTACAGGGAGAGCCccttctccacctccacctccccacTGCTTTCTGGGAGCCAGCACTTTGACGTGCCGCCACGCCGGCACCTCTACCTGCCCGTGCTCTCCAAG GTGCGTACGCTGATGGTGAGCCGAATGGCCAAACCAGAGGAAGTGCTGGTGGTGGAGAACGACCAGGGCGAGGTGGTACGAGAGTTCATGAAGGACACAGACTCAATCAACCTCTATAAGAACATGAGAGAGACACTGG tttACCTGACCCATTTGGACTATGCGGACACGGAGCGCATCATGACGGAGAAGCTGCACAACCAGGTCAACGGGACAGAGTGGTCGTGGAGGAACCTGAACACGTTATGCTGGGCTATCGGCTCCATCAGCGGGGCCATGCACGAGGAGGACGAGAAGCGCTTCCTGGTCACCGTCATCAAG GACCTGCTGGGTCTCTGTGAGCAGAAGAGGGGGAAGGACAACAAGGCCATCATCGCCTCAAACATCATGTACATTGTGGGCCAGTACCCACGCTTCCTCCGAGCCCACTGGAAGTTCCTCAAGACTGTTGTTAACAAGCTCTTTGAGTTTATGCACG AGACTCACGATGGCGTGCAGGACATGGCGTGCGACACCTTCATTAAGATCGCCCAGAAGTGCCGGCGCCACTTTGTCCAGGTGCAGGTGGGCGAGGTGATGCCCTTCATCGACGAGATCCTCAacaacatcaacaccatcatctgtGACCTCCAGCCCCAACAG GTGCACACGTTCTACGAGGCGGTGGGCTACATGATCGGGGCCCAGACGGATCAGGCCGTGCAAGAGCACCTCATCGAGAAGTACATGCTGCTACCCAACCAGGTGTGGGACAGCATCATCCAACAGGCCACCAAG aatgTGGACATCCTGAAGGATGCAGAGACGGTGCGTCAGCTGGGCAGCATCCTGAAGACCAATGTGCGGGCCTGCAAGGCCGTGGGACATCCCTTCGTGGTGCAGCTGGGACGCATCTACCTGGACATGCTCAATGTATACAAGTGTCTGAGTGAGAACATCTCCTCTGCCATCCAGACCAACG GAGAGATGGTGACCAAGCAGCCCCTGATCCGGAGCATGAGGACGGTGAAGAGAGAAACGCTCAAGCTGATCTCCGGTTGGGTCAGCCGCTCCAACGACCCACAAATG GTGGGGGAGAACTTTGTCCCGCCCCTGCTGGAGGCCGTACTCATCGACTACCAGCGCAACGTCCCCGCCGCCAGGGAGCCTGAGGTGCTCAGCACCATGGCGACCATCGTCAATAAACTGGGCGGACACATTACCGGGGAGATCCCGAAGATCTTCGACGCAGTCTTCGAGTGCACTTTGAACATGATCAATAAA GACTTTGAGGAGTACCCAGAGCATAGGACCCATTTCTTCTACCTCCTCCAAGCTGTGAACTCGCAGTGCTTCCCGGCCTTCCTTTCCATTCCCCCGGCCCAGTTCAAACTGGTTCTGGACTCCATTATCTGGGCTTTCAAACACACCATGAGGAATGTTGCAGACACTG GTCTGCAGATTCTTTACACCCTGCTGCAGAACGTGGCCCAGGAGGAGGCTGCCGCACAGAGCTTCTACCAGACCTATTTCTGTGACATCCTCCAGCACATCTTCTCTGTTGTCACAGATACCTCGCATACAGCAG GGCTAACCATGCACGCGTCCATCCTGGCCTACATGTTCAACCTGGTGGAGGAGGGTAAAATCAGCACCTCCCTTAACCCAGCCAGCCAGAACAACCAGGGCTACGTTCAGGAGTATGTGGCCAACCTGCTCAAGACAGCCTTCCCCCATCTACAAGA tGCCCAGGTGAAGGTGTTTGTAACAGGTCTATTCAGCTTGAACCAGGATATCCCCGCTTTCAAAGAGCACTTGAGGGACTTCCTGGTGCAGATCAAG GAGTTTGCTGgtgaggacaccacagacctgttccTGGAGGAGCGGGAGACGTCGCTGCGGCAGGCCCAGGAAGAGAAACACAAGCTGCAGATGTCCGTCCCCGGCATCCTCAACCCCCATGAGCTCCCCGAGGAGATGTGTGACTGA